In the genome of Streptomyces sp. NBC_00259, the window CGGCCTCGGCGTGTGGGCCGCCTCCGACTGACACTGCGGCATTGACGCAGGCCATGGGCCCTGGCTGCTCGGCCACCTCGGATTCGGACGCTCCCGGGTGGCCGAGCAGGCAAGGTTCACTTGTCCGAGCTTTGGCTCCGGCGCCGTGGGGCCAGGCCAACGCTACTCAAGCAATCGTCGACGGCCGGAGTGGGTCGGTCAGATGAGGCGGCCTCCGAAGGGGGCGGCGGTGCCGTAGTAGGTGCCCAGTTCCTCGCGGTAGCCCGCGTCGCCGAGGTGCTTGTCGCGGTGGAACTCGGGGGCGTCCTTGATCTGTTCCTTGGTGCGGTCGACGTAGATCTTGTGCTCCTCCAGGTCGACGAGGGTGACGGTGCTCGCCGGGAGCAGCACTTCCTTGCCGAAGATCCATACGCCCGTGTCCACCACCAGGTAGGCGTCACCGACCTCGTCGGAGTGCTTGTCGACCTTGCCGATGCTGCCATCGGCCGCCTCGACCGTGTAGCCGGTGAGGTCGGCACCGGCCAGGTGACCGGCGGTCGACTTGTAGCTCCACACATGCTCAGTCACGCGAAGACAGCTCCTTCGGTGAATAGGGCGCAGCGGGGAATCCCGGCGCCCTTTCTTTTCCGTATACCGTTCCGTATACCGTGCGGCGGTTTCCCCCTTCCGCCTGAACGACCGCGTACCCTCTACCCGGTTCTTCATTCACCGGGGGATATGGGCGGCCGGGATAACCGTCGATCGGTAGAGGCAGCCGATTCCGTACCCGCGGCACGAGCGACCATTCGCTCTTTGGGGCGGGCGAAGAAGCCCCGAGCCCGTGCCCGCCAGGCCGCCAACGCCGGTTTGGCGTCGGCTCGGGCGGGCAGTCGCCGCAGTGCCCAGGGGTGCGAGCACCACCGACGGGCGCAGACGCCGCCGACGCAGACAGGCCAGGGAGCTGTCACGCCTCGTGGCATCCCCAGCCGCCGACCACTTCGGGAGGACGTGCCATGACAGCGAAGAACCACGACGCACGCGACCCTGTCACGGCCCACCCCCGGCCGGACTTCCCGGACCAGGACCAGCCGCACCCCGGCTGGACCGGGCCCATGGACCCGCCACCGGATCACGGCGAGACCTCGTACGAGGGCCGCGGGCTTCTCGCCGGGCGGGCCGCGGTCATCACCGGTGGCGATTCCGGCATCGGCAGAGCCGTGGCTCTCGCTTATGCGCGCGAGGGCGCCGACGTCCTCTTCACGCACCTGCCGGAGGAAGAGGACGAGGCCCGTGAGACGTCTCGGCTCGTCGAGGAGGCGGGCCGCAAGGCGGTGGCCGTGTGCTGCGACATCCGCGAGGAGGAGCAGTGCCGGGCTCTGGTCGGCCGTGCCGTCGAAGAGTTCGGGCGCATCGACATCCTCGTCAACAACGCGGCCTATCAGATGTCCCAGCCGGACGGCATCGCCGCGATCTCGACCGAGCAGTTCGACCGTGTGATGAAGACCAACCTGTACGGGATGTTCTGGCTGTCGAAGATGGCGCTGCCGCACATCCCGAAAGGCGGGAGCATCATCAACTCCACGTCCGTGCAGGCGTACAAGCCGAGCCCGCACCTGCTGGACTACGCCACGACCAAAGGCGCCATCGTCACCTTCACCCAGGGTCTGGCACAGATGGTCGTCCAGGACGGGGTACGGGTCAACGCCGTCGCCCCCGGGCCGGTGTGGACGCCGCTGATCCCCGCGACCATGCCCGACACGGTCGAGTTCGGCAAACAGTCCCCGCTCGGCCGCCCCGCCCAGCCGGCCGAGATGGCCCCGGCGTACGTCTTCCTCGCATCCGAGCAGGCGAGCTTCATCACCGCCGCGATCATCAACGCCACCGGAGGCACTCCGCTGCCCTGATGCCGGTCGCGAGTACACGTCGGAGAACGCGTACCCGGACCCTCGAGGGCCGGCGGTGCCGGACTCTCGTCGCGCGAGGGGCGAGATCCGCTAGGTTCGCCCCGGCCACGTGAGATTCGGTGATGCATGAGAGGGTCGGGCGGGTGAGCGAGACACCACCGAACACCCTGCAATACCGCGTTGACGGGCCAGAAGACGCCCCGGTCCTGATCCTGGCTCCCTCACTGGGCACCACATGGCACAGGTTGTAGATCGCGTCTTGTGCGGTCCAGGTGGTCCACGCGAGGCGTATACGCGCAGGTCAAGGTCTTGTGGTCCGGGAGCGTCGACCCTGTTCGTGAGACGTGAGTGAGAGCGCCGGTGATGGGGCAAAGCCCCGCCGGGATGGCCTGGCGAATCCTCTGTGCGCGGTGGGTTACGACGGCGCGCAGCGTCCAGGGTTGGCTGTTGAGCGCGCGACCGGCTTGGGCCGGTACCTGGCCCAGTGGCTCGTCGCCCGGGAGGTGAGTTCGTGGACGTTCACGCTTCCGACACAGACGGGATTCGGTAGCTGTCCAAAGGCGGGGTCGCAAGCACGATGATCTTGCGGACGGCCGTGTAGGTGATTTCCGCCCCGGCGGCCCGGGGTGCGGCTGACGACACCGCTCTTTCCGAAACATCGCACCCGAGTGAAGCAATATCTGTTCCCGCGAGGTGAGAGTTTGACGGATCGTGCAGGAAGAGTTTTTGCTGCAATGGGCGGAGCGGAATTATGTAACGTGCGCAGGCCGTTCCAGCGTGCTACTGTCGATCTCAGTTGCAGTTGTGGTTCCCAAAACTTCAAGTGCCCCCGACCCGGCTTCTGCCGGTCGGGAGCACTTTTGTGAATCCGGTCATTTCCGGGCGGGGTAATCATCGCGGCGACACGGTGTCCGTACGGTGCGGATTCCGATGTACTGCCCCCAAAGGAGATATGACATGGCTGCTGGTACCGTGAAGTGGTTCAACGCGGAAAAGGGCTTCGGCTTCATCGAGCAGGACGGTGGCGGCGCGGACGTGTTCGCCCACTACTCGAACATTGCCGCGCAGGGCTTCCGTGAGCTGCTCGAAGGTCAGAAGGTCAACTTCGACATCGCGCAGGGCCAGAAGGGCCCGACGGCCGAGAACATCGTTCCGGCCTGACGCTCACGCACAATCTGTAGCTGGGGCCCGCATCCTTCGGGGTGCGGGCCCCAGCTGCACGCATCTCCCGCAGCGGTTTCACCCGCATGACGACGCGGAGGAATCCGCAGTCCAACCACGAGCAGCTGCTCCTCCAGGATGCAGGCGCATCCGCAGCCGACGCTCGGATCTCAAATCCCCATCGCGTGACTAATTGCAGCATCTGCGCTCGCGGAGATTTCTGCCGGCCACATCTGCTTTCTTTTGCCGCCGGTCCATACTCGTAATTCTCCATGCTGCTCATCGGTGCGGGAATTCCTTGATATGTGCCACATCGAGGAAGGTTCCGCATGAACCACACATACACGAACGACCGCCCCGCCCGCGCCCGTAATGGCAGTGCCGACGCCGGAAGGGGTGGCACCCGCTTCGGCTCGCAGGCACCACGCCGTTCGGGCGGGCCGGCCCGCTCCGGCGGTTACGGCCCCCGGCCCGCCGCGGTGCAGGGTGAGTTCGCGCTCCCCAAAACGATCACCCCCGCGCTGCCCGCCGTTGAGGGCTTCGCCGATCTCGCCATGCCTGAACAACTGCTGACCGAACTCGGCAAGCAGGGGGTGACCGCACCGTTCCCGATCCAGGGGGCGACGCTGCCGAACTCCCTGGCGGGACGGCACGTCCTGGGCCGCGGGCGCACCGGTTCCGGCAAGACCCTCGCGTTCGGCCTCGCCCTGCTCGCCCGCACCGCTGGACAGCGTGCTGAGCCCCGCCAGCCGCTGGGATTGATCCTCGTACCGACGCGTGAGCTGGCGCAGCAGGTGACCGACGCACTCACCCCCTACGCCCGTTCCGTCAAGCTGCGGCTGGCCACGGTGGTGGGCGGGATGTCGATCGGCAAGCAGGCCGGCGCGCTGCGAGGCGGGGCCGAGGTGGTCGTCGCGACGCCCGGACGGCTCAAGGACCTCATCGACCGTGGCGAGTGCCGACTGAACCAGGTCGCGATCACCGTCCTGGACGAGGCCGACCAGATGGCCGACATGGGCTTCATGCCGCAGGTCACCGCGCTGCTCGACCAGGTGCGTCCGGAGGGGCAGCGGATGCTGTTCTCCGCCACCCTGGACCGTAACGTCGACCTGCTGGTGCGCCGGTATCTGACCGACCCCGTCGTGCATTCGGTCGACCCGTCGGCCGGTGCGGTCACGACGATGGAGCACCACGTCCTGCACGTCCACGGCGCCGACAAGCACGCCGCCACGACCGAGATCGCCGCCCGCGACGGCCGCGTGATCATGTTCCTGGACACCAAGCACGCCGTCGACCGGCTGACGCAGGACCTGCTGAACAGCGGGGTACGGGCCGCCGCCCTGCACGGCGGGAAGTCGCAGCCGCAGCGCACCCGCACGCTGGCGCAGTTCAAGACGGGGCACGTCACCGTGCTGGTGGCGACCAATGTCGCGGCGCGCGGCATCCACGTCGACAACCTCGACCTCGTCGTCAACGTCGATCCGCCGACCGACCACAAGGACTACCTCCACCGCGGCGGCCGTACCGCCCGCGCAGGCGAGTCCGGCAGCGTCGTCACGCTCGTCACACCGAACCAGCGCCGCAGCATGGTCCGCCTCATGTCGGACGCCGGAATCCGGCCGCAGACCACCCAGATCCGCTCGGGCGGCGAGGCCCTGAGCCGGATCACCGGTGCCCAGGCCCCGTCCGGCATCCCGGTCGTCATCACCGCACCGGTGGTCGAACGCCCAAAGCGCAACGCCTCCTCCCGAGGCCGACGCCGCCCCTCTTCGGCGACCCGGCGCGCCCCGGTACGCAAGTCCGTCTTCGACGCGGCGGCCTAGAACCTTCGTGATCAGGAAGCTGACCCATCTCTGCAGGAGGCACCTTTTGACACTGGTTCAGATGCAGCCCCGCCCGGTGGACGTCAACCCCGTTCACAGGACGGCGGTGGAGGTCATGGACGCGGCCGGACCGCAGGTCTGTGACGACATGAGCGTGGAGGTGGCGCTGGCCGTCATGGCCGCCGCCCGCACGGGCCGACTGGTCGTTTGCGACCAGGACGACCAGTGCACCGGCCTGGTCACCCGGAGCGAACTCACCGTCGTCCGCAACAGCTCCGTTTACACGGACCGCGTCCGTCTGCGCGACATCCTCGGCGACCACGGATCGTTCACCTCACCCGTGACCACGATGGCCGAAGCCGAGCAAGCGATGCGCTCCCGCCGGCTCGGTGCCCTGCGGGTCGTCGACGAGCAAGGCAGCGACCCGGGCATCCTCGCCCTCCGTCGCTGAAACGACTCACCCCTGGTCGGACCGTTCTCCCCTTCTCTCTGTGAGGCCACATGCGCTGCGTCATCGCCCGCTTCCCCTTCGAGCTCACCAAGGGTGGCGTGCTGGAATCGATGAAGGGCATCAAGCCCGAACCGGTCACCGGCGAATCCGTGACCATCGGCCGCCGTCACTACCCCGTCAAGCAGGTCGGCCAGGTCATCACCCGCCAGGACCGCCGTGACTTCAGCGCCGCCGAAGTCCTCCGGGCCATGACTCAGCTCGGCTTCACCTGCCGCGCCGTCCCCAAGGCCGCGCCCCTGGGCATTCTCAGCCCGATGCAGCACGCCTCCGCGATGCTCGGCACCCCCGTCACGGTCTGACCGTGTAAACAGGCACGAGCCGACACCTGACCAGCAGTGTGGGCCCGACCGGTACGCCGGTCGGGCCCACACTGCTGTTCAGCGGGTTTTTGTCGCAGTGATTGTTCAGCGGTCGGAATAGCTGAAGTCGCCCACGGTCCAAGCGCTGACGTTTTCGATCGCGACACGGTACATCCCGCCTGTCTCCGGGATCCCCACCGTGCCCTGCAGGATCCGGGCGACATGGAAGTGCAGATGCGTAGGCGGCCCGTTCGTCGCGGGGGTGACGAAGACGGCGGCGAACTCGCCCAGGCGGTCCGAGTCCGTCAGTACCTCCGAGACCCTCTGTCGCCACACTGCTTCGGGAGCCAGCCGACCGGTGATGACAGCACCACCGGTGACCACGGTCAGGGACATCTGGGTGCTCTGGCCGGACTCCACCAGGGCGGCGACGTCAACCAGTAGTTCGTCAGGCTTCGACACGAGGCAGATTATATTCACCGGCCATCGGGCTGCTTGAGCGGTGGCGCTACCGGGCAAGAAGGGCGCTCACGGTCTTGCCGCCGGAGGCCCGGCGGGTGACCGCGGTGGCGCGGGCGAGGCGGTTGACCATCCGCGCGGAAATCTATGCCAGCCGGAGTAGACATTGGGTGGTGGTGTGGTTATGGTTTCTCTCGTAGCCCAGAGAGACACCAGGGCTCGGCAGAGATGAACTGCCGGGCAGGAGTACCCGCAGTTGCAGTTCGCGGGACGGTGCGGTGGTGGAGTTTCGAAGCCAGGGTTGTTGCAGGACGGCGACGGGACTGACGACCGGACCGGGTGGCCCGTAGTGATCAGGGGCCGCCATGAGCAGTACCGCAGTGGCAGTACCTGTAAGTGCAGTTCGCAGTACCCAGCAGTGAAGTGAGTGAGCAGTACCTCGGTGAAGGCGTCGGCTGCAGGCGCGCGCACCGGGAAGTTCGGCAGTGGGGTTCTAAGCCAGAGCAGATGCAGGACGGGCGACGGGGCCGGCTGTCGAAGAGTGGCGCTGTCGCAGGCCACTGATCGGTTCGCATCACCAGCAGTACCGCAGTACGCAGTCCCCGTTGGTAAGTAGTTGATCAAGAGGGAAGAACGGAGGAGCCGAGCGCCATCAGGATCGCCCGGGCGGAAGTCTGAGTCCGGGTACCGCAGGACATCGATAGTGAGGTGGTCTCCGGTCAAGCAACCGCGATCCCCGCACCCCCGGCAACTTCCAGGTCGGGTCAGCGGACACAGAAGGCCGGCGCGGTATCAGGGCCGGCAGATGGTGTAGTAGTTCCTTCGGGGCCCTGGTGCCAGTACGGCGCCAGGGCCCCTCCACGCGTTCCACAGAGAGGTGCAATGACAGCAGACGACTCGTTCGGCCGTCTCGATGATGACGACTACCCCGCCTACACCATGGGCCGGGCCGCCGAGATGCTCGGCACCACCCAGGGCTTCCTCCGCGCCATCGGCGAAGCCCGCCTGATCACCCCGCTCCGCTCCGCGGGTGGCCACCGCCGCTACTCCCGCTACCAGCTGCGCATCGCGGCCCGAGCGCGCGAGCTCGTCGACCAGGGCACCCCCATCGA includes:
- a CDS encoding PRC-barrel domain-containing protein, which encodes MTEHVWSYKSTAGHLAGADLTGYTVEAADGSIGKVDKHSDEVGDAYLVVDTGVWIFGKEVLLPASTVTLVDLEEHKIYVDRTKEQIKDAPEFHRDKHLGDAGYREELGTYYGTAAPFGGRLI
- a CDS encoding SDR family oxidoreductase; the protein is MTAKNHDARDPVTAHPRPDFPDQDQPHPGWTGPMDPPPDHGETSYEGRGLLAGRAAVITGGDSGIGRAVALAYAREGADVLFTHLPEEEDEARETSRLVEEAGRKAVAVCCDIREEEQCRALVGRAVEEFGRIDILVNNAAYQMSQPDGIAAISTEQFDRVMKTNLYGMFWLSKMALPHIPKGGSIINSTSVQAYKPSPHLLDYATTKGAIVTFTQGLAQMVVQDGVRVNAVAPGPVWTPLIPATMPDTVEFGKQSPLGRPAQPAEMAPAYVFLASEQASFITAAIINATGGTPLP
- a CDS encoding cold-shock protein, with the protein product MAAGTVKWFNAEKGFGFIEQDGGGADVFAHYSNIAAQGFRELLEGQKVNFDIAQGQKGPTAENIVPA
- a CDS encoding DEAD/DEAH box helicase, which translates into the protein MNHTYTNDRPARARNGSADAGRGGTRFGSQAPRRSGGPARSGGYGPRPAAVQGEFALPKTITPALPAVEGFADLAMPEQLLTELGKQGVTAPFPIQGATLPNSLAGRHVLGRGRTGSGKTLAFGLALLARTAGQRAEPRQPLGLILVPTRELAQQVTDALTPYARSVKLRLATVVGGMSIGKQAGALRGGAEVVVATPGRLKDLIDRGECRLNQVAITVLDEADQMADMGFMPQVTALLDQVRPEGQRMLFSATLDRNVDLLVRRYLTDPVVHSVDPSAGAVTTMEHHVLHVHGADKHAATTEIAARDGRVIMFLDTKHAVDRLTQDLLNSGVRAAALHGGKSQPQRTRTLAQFKTGHVTVLVATNVAARGIHVDNLDLVVNVDPPTDHKDYLHRGGRTARAGESGSVVTLVTPNQRRSMVRLMSDAGIRPQTTQIRSGGEALSRITGAQAPSGIPVVITAPVVERPKRNASSRGRRRPSSATRRAPVRKSVFDAAA
- a CDS encoding CBS domain-containing protein, coding for MTLVQMQPRPVDVNPVHRTAVEVMDAAGPQVCDDMSVEVALAVMAAARTGRLVVCDQDDQCTGLVTRSELTVVRNSSVYTDRVRLRDILGDHGSFTSPVTTMAEAEQAMRSRRLGALRVVDEQGSDPGILALRR
- a CDS encoding SCO5918 family protein → MRCVIARFPFELTKGGVLESMKGIKPEPVTGESVTIGRRHYPVKQVGQVITRQDRRDFSAAEVLRAMTQLGFTCRAVPKAAPLGILSPMQHASAMLGTPVTV
- a CDS encoding MerR family transcriptional regulator, encoding MTADDSFGRLDDDDYPAYTMGRAAEMLGTTQGFLRAIGEARLITPLRSAGGHRRYSRYQLRIAARARELVDQGTPIEAACRIIILEDQLEEAQRINTEYRRAAESANPTTTA